In Halosegnis longus, the DNA window ACTGATGCGCGACGCCGACTCCGGGACACAGAGCGCCCTGATGATGATATCACGGAGTATCGTCGGCTGTATGAGACGAACCCCCTGATTTCCACCCCGCTTGACGTGACGATGGACAAGGTGTGGGAGGCAGGCTACTACGTCACAGCTGCGACCGAAGAGATCGAAGAAGAGCTCGAAGAGTTCTCCGAGCAGATCGGCTGGATCGGTGGCAACCAGAAGCAGGACCTGCGCCAGTTCGGCCGTGACGTGATGCTCTCGAACTACTTCGTCCGAGGCACGTTCGACGGCGAGAAGGTCGTCGACGACGACGGGCGCCATCAGGGCCTGTATCCGCTTGGTGTCGAGACGCTTGAAGCCTACACGAAACCCGGCAAGAGCATCTTGCTGGCTCCATCGGACACTGACAAGGATAACGCAGAGACGACAGAGGATGGGAAGGCAGCAGCGTTCATCCAGTTCGACGATGGTATCCAAGCGTGGGGCGACCGTAAGGAGCGCCGATTCACGCGTGAGGAGGTAATTCACTGGCCACGTAAGCCGGACACGAACGAAGTGTTCGGCACGTCCCGGATCGAGCACGTCTACGAGCGTGCGCTCGCACTCGAGGCCAAATACCGGGACAACGACGACGCCATCGCGATGAAGGCATGGCCGATGGTGCTGTTCCAGCTCGGTAGTGAGGAACGTCCGTGGAACAAGAACGAGATGACGGACTTCATGGACAAGTACGACACCGATGAGTTCGGCCCAGGCATGTACCACGGTGTCCCGGGCGATGTCGAGATCCAGGAGTTCGCTGGCGAGACGGCAGACATCGATGATGCAGTGACGAACGACGTCGACACGATTCTCGCCGGGATGCCCGGGCCGAAGTTCTCGCTCGGGGCATTCAATGATGACTCCGTCGGGAACGCGGTTGCTGCATCCCAAGAGCGCCAGTTCCGTCAGCTCGTTCGCGGGCTTCGGCGTGACATCGAAGGGATCCTCACCCAGTATTACCGTGAAGTTGCGGTCAGCTGGGATCTCGTTGAGGAGGGCACGGATGAGTATCGCTCGATCGAACTCCACGTTGGGCGACCGCAGGGTGACGTAGCACCTGAGGATATCAACGGCAACATCGTTCGCTACACGTCGGACGTATCGCCGACACAGCAGGATGGCCCCGGCGGACAAGCTAGTGGGCCCGATGGAGCGATGTCTGACGGTGAGGGTGGCGGGAGCCCAGACCAGGGTGGTCCGAATGCCGTCCCCGATATGGCGAACCTCTCCAGTGCCGAACTGTCAGCGCGTGCATCCCCAGACATGGGCATGTTGGCGGACAACGCCGAGTTGGCTGATCCACGGCTCGTCTCAACGTCGTCCATCGTGTCGACGCTGCTGGACATCTTCCGCTCGCTCATCCCCCAGGTTCGCGACCGTCTCATCGATGAGGTCGAGGGTAGTGGTGACGTTGGCCAGATGAGTGGCGATGATCTCCGTCGCCGAGCAGGTCAACTGTTCGCTGAGGAGTGGGCTGATCTCGGTGGCGACCGTGCAGCGCGCCAGCAGTTCGACACGGTTGCTCGCGACACGTTACAGACGATGCGACAGCCGTCCCACTCTCCGCAGATCTCGCGCGAGTTCGATGATGGATTCCGTGACTTCTCCCGGTCACAGGTCGAGGCATTCCGCGACGACATTCGCGGTGTGATCGGTGAGATTGCGGAGTCGGTTCGCATCCAGCAGGCGACTGGAGGCTCGTGGCCGACGCGTGTCCGCTCCCAGTACAGTCAGGAGTCCACGGAGCAACGACTCCGTGTGATCGCTCACATGCGCGCACAGCGCCTTGTGAACAACACGAAACTCAGTGCCTACCGAGATGATGCGCGCGTCGTTGGCGTCCAGCTGAGTAATCCATGTACGAGCTCGACGACACCGCTGTGTGATTCACTCGCCTGTGAGAGTGATGCAACAGCGATGTTCGATGATGGGGAAATCGGCCCACAGTTCCTCAAACAGACGGAGGCGGGCACGGTCGATGGCTTCACCCCACTCCCAACGGCTCCCCCATACCACTACGGTTGTCGGACGGAAGTCGTCCCAGTGCTCCGCGACGAGTGAGATGGGTCGATTCCCGCGAAGTAGCGTGACGCGAACGTCGGAGAGACGACCGCTACAGGGTTGTTTGTAACCGTTGGGACAGTGAGCCCCCAGACCAGTGTCGGGGCAAATCATGTCCACCGTACTGTTGTCGCATGGGACGCTTCGACCCGACACGATTTCCCGAAGAGGAACCACATGATCTCCCGTTTGTCACTGGTGAGCAGACACTCGAGGAGCTGCTCGATCCGACGGCAACCGAGGTTGGCGACTCGGCCCTCGTGTTCGGACTAGCAGTGATGGACAACGGCGAGAGTCTCCACATCACACCGATCGAGTACGTTCGTCCGGTCGCACGCCTCTATCGTGAGGACATCTCCTCGGTCATGGATCTCCTCTCCGAGCTGGAGTACTACCACACGCTTGTGTGGGACGAGATGACGCCCGATGAGCGCCTGGAGTGCTTCAAGGTAGCAACGAACGACGAGCAACAGGCAGAGTCGAACGAGCACTATCTCTACATCGATGAATCGCTGTACAGTGCGTCATGAGAATCACCGCCTACCGCATCGCTGAGCTCGAAACGAAGTACAATCAAGGTGATCTCGTATCGCTGTCGAAGGGTGAGCTGGACGGAATGGTGGCCGAAGTGCAGGCTGTCCACACTGATCCATTCAAGCTGACCCAAGATGGTGACACGTTCCAAGCATCGACATCGTCTCCGAGTTACGTTGTCAGAACGGACGACGGGAGCACGTTCGTCGTGAACGCCGGCGTCCTCGATAAGCTCCCAGAAGAGGAGTATACGACGTACGACGCATAGCTGTCGTGCTCCTTTATA includes these proteins:
- a CDS encoding HVA1 family protein, whose amino-acid sequence is MRITAYRIAELETKYNQGDLVSLSKGELDGMVAEVQAVHTDPFKLTQDGDTFQASTSSPSYVVRTDDGSTFVVNAGVLDKLPEEEYTTYDA